A single Prevotella sp. E15-22 DNA region contains:
- a CDS encoding mechanosensitive ion channel family protein — MKAYYVVISKKNYIFATVKKERNIENMKKIIITLLAFFVLTNAHAVLKEKNLEQTLNILRTELTEKHQELNSLAEERKVETQEIINQLKETIKQSNQNALMLYSQNPDYVFDLTYACHEATEQYQDFQRQQLPFRTFLEESDIEIAKYDSLINSLKAMRPDMLNQQAKTDRNVCLTLAINIQNTLINNRMQVADYITFYEMAELRLKNLNDYADKRYNDIQTGIFLNGGENYLVVLSHFKEKSKQVIEIIEDKYSPNGNGSDWDSSVIMQLFLTIAFYVMVAILLNLLVFKLLPKRFHTKEFIKKRTCVNLASTTITFAAILGLLHATLRQNFILMASELLIEYAWLLSVILISLLLRVNGDQIKSAFRIYSPLVFVGFIVIVFRIILIPKELVNLIFPPLLLLCTLWQWLMMHRHHQNVPKSDMFYTYISQGIFILSLVCSWMGYTLLAVQILIWWIMQLTCILTITCISRYLKLYSDKHNYDEKPITQTWLFILTYKVVLPIMGVCSVMLSIYWAADVFNLSDLCWQIFKKNYIDLENLQISILKLSMVTNLFFIFSYASNTILAFMRLHYKTQDPTTAASKEVMGRNVIQVFVWGIWLIMSLSIMHISISWLLAISGGLSTGIGFASKDIIENIYYGASLMAGRIKVGDWIEVDGIRGKVTSISYTSTIIESVYGEVITFQNSQLFAKNYKNLTRNHGYVLAVIPFGVAYGSNINQVTTLVEEAVNSLHLEWMDPEKKVKTVMSGMNESSIDFNLFVWADAVKKSYVISDVLKCIYNTLNENGIEIPFPQRDITIKNIQEINK; from the coding sequence ATGAAAGCATATTATGTTGTCATCTCAAAAAAAAATTATATCTTTGCAACCGTAAAAAAAGAAAGAAACATCGAAAATATGAAAAAAATAATCATCACCCTACTTGCATTTTTCGTTCTTACAAACGCTCATGCTGTACTGAAAGAAAAAAACCTAGAGCAAACTCTAAACATTCTACGTACCGAGCTAACTGAGAAACATCAGGAGTTAAATAGTTTGGCAGAAGAACGAAAGGTTGAAACTCAAGAGATTATAAACCAACTAAAAGAGACCATCAAGCAGAGCAATCAAAATGCATTGATGCTATACTCACAAAATCCAGACTACGTGTTTGACTTGACATATGCCTGCCATGAAGCGACAGAGCAGTATCAGGATTTTCAGCGCCAACAGTTGCCTTTCCGTACGTTTTTGGAAGAAAGCGACATTGAGATTGCGAAATATGACAGTCTGATTAACAGCCTGAAAGCAATGCGACCCGATATGTTGAACCAACAGGCAAAGACTGACCGCAACGTATGTTTGACACTGGCTATCAACATACAAAATACACTAATAAACAATCGTATGCAGGTTGCAGACTATATCACTTTCTACGAAATGGCAGAGCTACGTCTGAAAAATCTGAACGATTATGCAGACAAGCGATATAATGATATTCAGACGGGAATTTTTCTAAACGGTGGAGAGAATTATCTCGTTGTTCTTAGTCATTTTAAAGAGAAGTCGAAACAGGTTATTGAAATCATCGAAGACAAGTATAGTCCCAACGGGAATGGATCTGACTGGGACAGTTCTGTAATTATGCAATTGTTCTTGACCATCGCTTTCTATGTTATGGTTGCCATCTTACTTAATCTTCTGGTGTTTAAACTTTTACCCAAGAGATTCCACACTAAGGAATTTATAAAAAAACGCACCTGCGTAAACTTAGCATCCACCACCATAACCTTTGCTGCCATACTTGGATTGCTTCATGCTACCCTGCGTCAAAACTTCATTCTAATGGCAAGCGAATTACTGATTGAATATGCCTGGCTATTGAGTGTAATTCTAATATCACTATTACTACGCGTGAACGGTGACCAAATTAAGAGTGCTTTCAGGATTTACTCCCCACTCGTATTTGTAGGATTCATAGTGATTGTATTTCGTATCATTCTCATTCCAAAAGAGTTGGTGAATTTAATATTTCCCCCACTTCTTCTGCTATGCACACTGTGGCAATGGTTAATGATGCATCGCCATCATCAAAACGTTCCAAAATCGGACATGTTCTACACATACATTTCTCAAGGAATTTTTATTTTGTCATTGGTATGTTCATGGATGGGATACACCTTGCTAGCAGTACAAATACTTATATGGTGGATTATGCAATTAACCTGTATACTGACCATCACTTGTATTAGTAGATACTTAAAGCTATATAGTGACAAACATAACTATGACGAAAAACCCATCACTCAAACATGGCTCTTCATATTAACATACAAGGTAGTACTTCCCATCATGGGTGTATGTTCAGTCATGCTATCCATTTATTGGGCAGCCGATGTATTTAACCTCAGCGACTTGTGTTGGCAGATTTTCAAAAAGAACTATATAGACCTTGAAAACCTACAGATTAGCATTTTGAAACTAAGCATGGTGACGAACCTATTCTTCATTTTCTCGTACGCATCGAACACTATCTTAGCCTTTATGCGCCTACATTACAAGACACAGGATCCAACCACAGCAGCCAGTAAAGAAGTGATGGGACGAAACGTGATACAAGTTTTTGTTTGGGGTATTTGGTTGATTATGTCACTATCCATCATGCATATCAGCATATCTTGGTTGCTGGCAATCTCAGGAGGTTTGTCAACAGGTATCGGTTTTGCATCAAAAGATATTATTGAAAACATCTACTATGGAGCCTCGCTTATGGCTGGACGCATCAAGGTGGGCGATTGGATTGAAGTTGATGGAATCCGAGGAAAGGTGACATCAATAAGTTATACATCAACCATTATAGAGTCTGTATATGGAGAGGTTATTACCTTCCAGAACAGCCAATTGTTTGCTAAAAACTATAAGAATCTGACACGTAACCACGGTTATGTTTTGGCAGTAATCCCATTCGGTGTTGCGTATGGTTCAAACATCAATCAAGTTACCACATTAGTGGAAGAAGCCGTCAATTCATTACACTTAGAATGGATGGATCCAGAAAAGAAAGTGAAGACCGTGATGAGTGGCATGAATGAATCAAGCATAGACTTCAATCTATTTGTATGGGCAGATGCTGTGAAGAAATCTTATGTCATTAGCGACGTACTGAAATGCATCTATAATACACTTAATGAAAATGGTATTGAAATACCATTCCCGCAAAGAGATATTACAATTAAGAATATTCAGGAGATAAATAAATAA
- a CDS encoding transglycosylase domain-containing protein gives MKKLKPFIDKSCQALKNACKWYISIFKGRPWYIKLLSSLATFIVVILLYLIAVDINLLWLFGKSPSMSTIVNTRPAQASEIYSADSVMIGKFFSENRTPVKYEDVNPIFWEALIDTEDERFYKHFGVDFQAFGAALKDYVVHHDARGASTITQQLAKNLFRVRTEYSTGLLGNIPGIKMLIMKTKEWITATKLEMNFSKEEILTMYANTVDFGSNAFGIKTACKTYFGTTPKDLTPDQAAILVGMLKATTYYNPRINPENSLSRRNVVLGNMLNRGHLTKEEYNSLKALPITLDYSVENAYDGQATYFREAVKDYLSDWCNENGYDLYTDGLKIYTTIDTRMQKYAEEAAWEQMEQLQKKFNNHWGNVNPWQDERHQEIPNFIENIAKRQPVYKYLEKHFNGNKDSIDYYLNLPHPVKLFSYNGTYETEMSTLDSIRYMEHFMHCGFVAIEPQTGHVKAWVGDLDFNTWKYDKVTAMRQPGSTFKLFVYTEAMNQGLTPCDRRMDSFFSMKVWDNEKKKEVIWAPTNANGYFTDYNMTLKSAFAQSINSVAVRVGQEVGIDRIIETAHKMGIKSPLHNTPSLALGASDVNLEELVNAYATVANNGRSHATILVTRILDRDGNEIYKSHEEDDEAIPYRSAFYMQQMLMAGMREPGGTSMNMWRYVRNYTDTDFGGKTGTSNNHSDAWFVGVTPRLVCGAWVGGEYRAIHFRTGELGQGSRTALPICGQFFESVLGDTKFRHYHARFANPQDASILSADYQCAGYYVDPNDSIDEAATDSIIDGENTNTPDTNLMEQDSENSSDE, from the coding sequence ATGAAAAAACTAAAGCCATTCATTGACAAATCTTGTCAGGCTCTCAAGAATGCCTGCAAATGGTATATCAGTATATTCAAGGGACGACCCTGGTATATTAAATTGCTTTCTTCCCTAGCAACTTTTATTGTTGTCATTCTGTTATACCTCATAGCAGTTGATATCAACCTATTGTGGTTATTCGGGAAATCACCAAGTATGAGTACCATCGTCAACACCCGTCCAGCACAGGCATCAGAAATCTATAGTGCCGACAGCGTTATGATTGGTAAGTTCTTCAGTGAAAATCGTACTCCCGTAAAATACGAGGATGTCAATCCCATTTTCTGGGAAGCACTTATCGATACAGAGGACGAACGCTTCTATAAACACTTCGGTGTTGACTTCCAAGCATTCGGTGCAGCTTTAAAAGACTATGTTGTTCACCACGATGCTCGCGGAGCATCTACTATAACCCAACAATTGGCAAAAAACCTTTTCCGCGTACGTACCGAGTATTCAACTGGCCTATTAGGAAATATCCCTGGAATCAAGATGCTCATCATGAAAACCAAGGAATGGATTACAGCGACCAAACTAGAGATGAATTTCAGCAAAGAAGAGATTCTAACTATGTATGCCAACACAGTGGACTTTGGTTCCAACGCGTTTGGCATCAAAACCGCCTGCAAAACGTATTTTGGGACTACCCCAAAAGATCTTACCCCCGACCAAGCTGCCATCTTGGTAGGTATGCTGAAGGCAACTACCTATTACAACCCTCGCATTAATCCTGAGAACAGTCTAAGTCGACGCAATGTAGTATTGGGTAACATGCTGAACCGAGGGCACCTCACAAAAGAGGAATATAATTCACTTAAGGCTTTACCCATTACACTTGACTACAGTGTAGAGAATGCCTATGATGGCCAGGCCACATACTTCCGTGAGGCAGTGAAAGACTATCTTAGCGACTGGTGTAACGAAAACGGCTATGATTTATATACCGATGGATTGAAAATCTATACTACAATAGATACCCGTATGCAGAAATATGCCGAAGAAGCTGCATGGGAACAAATGGAACAACTACAGAAGAAGTTCAATAATCATTGGGGCAATGTTAACCCATGGCAAGATGAACGCCATCAGGAGATTCCGAACTTTATTGAGAATATTGCTAAGCGGCAGCCCGTTTACAAATATCTGGAGAAGCACTTTAACGGAAATAAGGACTCTATTGATTATTACCTAAACCTGCCTCATCCGGTCAAATTATTCAGTTACAATGGCACATATGAGACAGAAATGAGTACATTAGATTCCATCCGCTATATGGAACATTTCATGCACTGCGGATTTGTTGCCATCGAGCCACAAACGGGACATGTAAAAGCTTGGGTAGGCGATTTAGATTTCAACACATGGAAATACGACAAAGTGACTGCCATGCGTCAGCCCGGTTCTACATTCAAACTCTTTGTCTACACCGAGGCTATGAATCAAGGACTTACACCCTGCGACCGCCGTATGGACTCATTCTTTAGCATGAAGGTTTGGGACAACGAGAAGAAAAAAGAAGTTATTTGGGCACCCACTAATGCTAATGGTTATTTCACAGACTACAACATGACCCTCAAGTCGGCATTTGCACAAAGCATCAACTCTGTAGCAGTACGTGTAGGACAAGAAGTTGGAATTGATCGCATTATAGAGACTGCCCATAAGATGGGAATCAAGAGTCCATTGCACAACACGCCCTCATTAGCTCTAGGAGCTAGTGACGTGAATCTAGAGGAACTTGTTAATGCATATGCAACAGTTGCCAACAATGGCCGCAGCCATGCCACAATACTCGTAACACGAATATTAGATCGCGATGGTAATGAGATATACAAATCTCACGAAGAAGATGATGAAGCTATCCCCTATCGTTCGGCTTTCTATATGCAACAAATGCTGATGGCAGGTATGCGTGAACCCGGTGGTACAAGTATGAACATGTGGCGTTATGTGCGTAATTATACAGATACAGACTTTGGCGGAAAGACCGGTACATCAAATAACCACTCAGATGCTTGGTTTGTTGGTGTTACACCTCGTTTAGTCTGCGGAGCCTGGGTTGGCGGTGAGTATCGCGCTATTCACTTCCGTACAGGTGAATTAGGCCAAGGTAGCCGTACCGCTCTCCCCATCTGTGGTCAATTTTTTGAGTCGGTATTAGGCGATACAAAGTTTCGTCATTATCATGCAAGGTTTGCCAACCCGCAGGATGCATCCATATTGAGCGCCGACTATCAATGCGCGGGCTATTACGTAGACCCAAATGATAGCATCGATGAGGCTGCTACCGATAGTATTATCGATGGCGAAAACACTAATACGCCCGATACAAATCTCATGGAACAAGACTCTGAGAATAGTTCTGACGAATAA
- a CDS encoding outer membrane beta-barrel protein produces MKKILMTLATAFVAVSMSAQNNMYVGGSLGYTKTAFDGDELNHTLRIMPEFGVQLNEQWGVGVEFGYDATTRKGTPDLTRSTFTFAPYARYTALKFGPVNVFADGQFSYDMTNNETVGLGGNAEDNKENAWKIAIKPGIAYNITDNLSLVAKLGDVIGYRSSKPDADGAKATTTFSFLDLSNAITFGIFYNF; encoded by the coding sequence ATGAAAAAGATTTTAATGACTTTAGCAACAGCTTTTGTTGCAGTTTCAATGAGTGCACAGAACAACATGTATGTTGGAGGTTCTCTTGGATACACCAAGACTGCTTTCGATGGTGATGAATTGAATCATACTTTGAGAATTATGCCTGAATTCGGCGTCCAATTAAACGAGCAGTGGGGCGTTGGTGTTGAGTTCGGTTATGATGCTACCACAAGAAAAGGAACTCCAGATCTTACCCGCAGTACATTTACATTTGCTCCTTATGCACGTTACACTGCATTGAAATTTGGTCCCGTGAATGTCTTTGCTGACGGTCAATTCAGTTATGATATGACAAACAATGAAACAGTTGGACTTGGTGGTAATGCTGAAGATAACAAAGAAAACGCTTGGAAAATTGCCATCAAACCCGGAATTGCCTACAACATAACTGACAACTTAAGTCTTGTTGCAAAACTTGGTGATGTTATTGGTTATAGAAGCAGTAAGCCTGATGCAGATGGTGCAAAGGCTACCACTACATTCTCATTCCTTGACCTGAGCAATGCAATAACTTTCGGTATTTTCTACAACTTCTAA
- a CDS encoding glycosyltransferase, whose amino-acid sequence MSKKRLAPDFIFESSWEVCNKVGGIYTVLSTRAKTLQEQFPDRIIFIGPDFWKQNESPYFREDSSLFSEWKRIAREQGIKVRVGRWTIPGEPIAVLVDFSPYYEQKNELYTWLWENYHVDSLHAYGDYDEASMFSYAAGLVVESLYNWIVQGNLSSFTFNQSSLKVVYHANEWMCGLGALYVNNKLPQIGTIFTTHATSIGRSIAGNQKPLYDYLFAYNGDQMAQELNMQSKHSIEKQTAQYVDCFTTVSEITANECKELLDKAVDVVLPNGFDNSFVPKSHEFARRRRMARKKMLQLANALLGEQMEDDTVIVSTSGRYEFRNKGIDVFVEAMNRLLRDRELKKNVLAFIVVPGWVGEPRKDLQERLLSGKNFDTPLEVPQVTHWLHNMGHDSVLNMMKYYDMHNRHEDRVKVIFVPCYLDGQDGLMNLSYYDVVLGNDICVYPSYYEPWGYTPLEAVAFKVPCITTDLAGFGLWANKVFGHYGELEDGVKVIHRTDYNYSEVADQIKDTVAHFSVMHKAQVDACRKAAEALSKKALWKEFIEYYYEAYDIALQKAELRKKKLQNDYTLKLK is encoded by the coding sequence ATGAGTAAGAAACGTTTAGCTCCAGACTTTATTTTTGAGTCGAGTTGGGAGGTTTGTAATAAGGTAGGTGGCATTTATACCGTTCTCTCAACACGAGCAAAAACGCTGCAGGAGCAATTTCCCGATAGAATTATTTTTATTGGTCCAGATTTTTGGAAACAGAATGAAAGTCCGTATTTCCGTGAGGATTCCTCGCTGTTCTCAGAATGGAAACGCATTGCACGCGAACAAGGTATAAAGGTACGAGTTGGTCGATGGACTATTCCTGGCGAGCCGATAGCTGTTCTTGTTGATTTTTCTCCGTATTATGAACAGAAGAACGAGTTGTATACTTGGTTATGGGAAAATTACCATGTAGACTCGTTACATGCCTATGGAGATTATGACGAAGCCTCAATGTTCTCTTATGCTGCAGGATTGGTGGTTGAGAGTTTGTATAATTGGATAGTTCAAGGCAATCTCTCATCTTTTACATTTAATCAGTCTTCACTTAAAGTCGTATATCATGCTAACGAATGGATGTGTGGACTTGGTGCTCTGTATGTCAATAATAAGTTGCCGCAAATTGGTACCATATTTACAACGCATGCTACGAGTATAGGTCGTTCCATTGCTGGTAATCAGAAACCTCTGTACGATTATCTATTTGCTTATAATGGTGATCAAATGGCGCAGGAACTGAATATGCAGTCGAAACATTCGATCGAGAAACAGACTGCTCAGTATGTAGATTGCTTTACTACGGTGAGTGAGATTACAGCAAACGAATGCAAAGAATTGTTGGACAAAGCCGTTGATGTTGTTCTGCCAAACGGTTTTGACAATAGTTTTGTTCCTAAGTCACATGAGTTTGCCAGACGTAGAAGAATGGCACGTAAAAAGATGCTTCAATTGGCCAACGCTCTGTTAGGCGAGCAGATGGAGGATGATACTGTTATAGTCTCGACTAGTGGGCGATATGAGTTTCGAAATAAAGGCATAGACGTTTTTGTAGAGGCGATGAATCGCTTGTTGCGTGATCGTGAACTAAAGAAAAACGTGCTTGCTTTTATTGTGGTTCCTGGATGGGTGGGAGAGCCACGAAAGGACTTACAAGAACGTTTGTTGTCTGGAAAGAATTTCGATACGCCACTAGAAGTACCTCAGGTGACACATTGGTTACACAATATGGGGCATGACAGTGTATTGAATATGATGAAGTACTACGACATGCACAATCGTCACGAAGATAGGGTAAAGGTGATTTTCGTCCCCTGCTATTTGGATGGACAAGATGGCTTGATGAATCTATCTTACTATGATGTGGTTCTTGGTAATGATATCTGTGTATATCCTTCATACTACGAGCCTTGGGGGTATACACCGCTCGAAGCTGTGGCGTTCAAGGTTCCTTGTATTACTACAGATTTGGCAGGCTTTGGTCTTTGGGCTAATAAGGTATTTGGTCATTATGGTGAATTGGAGGATGGTGTCAAAGTGATTCATCGTACTGACTATAACTACTCGGAAGTGGCTGACCAGATTAAGGATACTGTAGCCCACTTCTCAGTGATGCATAAAGCACAAGTGGATGCTTGTAGAAAAGCAGCGGAGGCACTATCGAAAAAGGCGCTATGGAAAGAATTCATAGAATACTATTACGAAGCCTACGATATTGCTCTGCAGAAGGCAGAACTTCGCAAGAAAAAATTACAGAATGATTACACTTTAAAATTAAAGTAA
- the miaA gene encoding tRNA (adenosine(37)-N6)-dimethylallyltransferase MiaA, with product MNKTLIVITGPTAVGKTELCLDIAKHFGIPIINADSRQIYRDLKIGTAAPTEEQLRQVRHYFVGTLGLTDYYSASMYEEQVMQLLNELFQTSDYALMAGGSMMYIDAVCNGIDDIPTVDDDTRAKLKKRLSDEGLEALCEELHQLDPEHYEVVDKKNPRRVIHALEICHMTGKTYTSFRTNIRKNRPFRIVKIGLTRERETIYDRINKRVDLMMQAGLLDEARRLYHLRHLNALNTVGYKEMFTHIDGTWTLDEAVERLKGNTRRYARKQLTWFKHDSQMTWFSPNDKQLILNHIKQ from the coding sequence TTGAATAAGACGCTGATAGTCATCACGGGGCCTACAGCTGTTGGAAAAACAGAGTTATGCCTGGACATTGCCAAACATTTTGGCATTCCTATCATCAATGCAGACTCTCGTCAGATTTATCGCGATCTTAAAATAGGCACAGCCGCACCCACCGAAGAACAACTTCGGCAGGTGCGGCATTACTTTGTTGGAACGCTTGGCTTAACCGACTATTACAGCGCTTCCATGTACGAGGAGCAAGTTATGCAATTACTTAACGAACTCTTTCAGACTTCAGATTACGCTCTTATGGCAGGTGGCAGTATGATGTATATTGATGCTGTATGCAATGGTATTGATGATATCCCCACCGTCGACGACGACACACGCGCAAAACTCAAGAAGCGCTTATCGGACGAAGGTTTAGAAGCACTTTGCGAGGAACTACATCAATTAGATCCAGAGCACTATGAGGTAGTAGACAAAAAGAACCCACGTCGAGTAATACATGCATTGGAAATCTGCCACATGACAGGAAAGACCTACACCTCATTCCGTACCAATATCCGAAAGAATCGTCCCTTCCGCATCGTCAAGATAGGACTTACAAGAGAGCGTGAGACTATCTATGACCGCATCAATAAACGAGTTGATCTTATGATGCAGGCTGGACTTCTCGACGAGGCTCGTCGTCTCTATCATTTAAGACATCTCAATGCTCTCAATACCGTGGGATATAAGGAGATGTTTACTCATATTGATGGTACATGGACACTCGACGAAGCTGTAGAACGATTAAAAGGCAACACTCGCCGTTATGCCCGTAAACAACTCACCTGGTTTAAGCACGATTCCCAAATGACATGGTTCTCACCAAACGACAAACAATTGATTCTAAATCATATCAAGCAATGA
- the glgP gene encoding alpha-glucan family phosphorylase, producing the protein MKIKADYVNAPQWRELTVKSRLPEELKCLDEIAHNLWWVWNYEARDLFRDLDPDLYHDVKHNPVMLLERLSFARKEAIVKDKALMKRIKAVYDLYRAYVDVKPDSKRPSVAYFSMEYGMHSALKIYSGGLGMLAGDYLKEASDSNVDMCAIGFLYRFGYFTQSLSMDGQQIANYEAQNFSSLPIERQLDDNGQPLVVDVPYMNYTVHAYIWRVNVGRIKLYLLDTDNEMNSEFDRPITHSLYGGDWENRLKQEILLGIGGVLTLKKLGIKKDIYHCNEGHAALCNLQRLCDYIDDGLTFNQAIELVRASGLYTVHTPVPAGHDYFDEGLFGKYMGGYPQKLGISWDEFIGMGRTNPDDHNEKFCMSTFACNTCQEVNGVSKLHGWISQQMFAGIWNGYYPEENHVGYVTNGVHFPTWAATEWRKLYAKYFDENFMFDQSNQSIWEAIYNVPDEEIWATRMALKNKLVDYIKEQFSDTWLRNQGDPSRVLSLLDRINPNALIIGFCRRFATYKRAHLLFTDLERLSKIVNDPEHPVQFLFAGKAHPADGAGQGLIKKIYEISQRPEFLGKIIFLEDYDFLLARRLVSGVDIWMNTPTRPLEASGTSGEKAEMNGVVNLSVKDGWWLEGYREGAGWALTEKRSFQNQGYQDQLDAATIYSLLENEIIPLYYNKNKKGISEGWVKVIKNSIAQIAPHYTMKRQLDDYYDKFYVKEAKRFKEISKDNNQLAKEIAQWKESVAERWDAINVVSADWNIPASGLETGTNYTLRYVIDEQGLDDAVALEKVNVYIDKNGEERIYSIEPLKMIAREGNNFIFEAKLAPQQAGEYKSAVRMYPKNKNLPHRQDFCYVKWLELPQKA; encoded by the coding sequence ATGAAAATCAAAGCAGACTACGTAAATGCTCCACAATGGAGAGAGTTGACTGTAAAATCTCGTCTCCCAGAGGAGTTGAAGTGCCTCGACGAGATTGCGCACAATTTATGGTGGGTTTGGAATTACGAAGCGCGCGACTTGTTTCGCGACCTTGATCCTGACTTATACCATGATGTAAAACACAACCCTGTGATGCTGCTTGAGCGCCTAAGTTTCGCTCGTAAAGAAGCAATTGTTAAGGATAAAGCCTTGATGAAGCGAATTAAGGCTGTCTATGATTTGTATCGTGCTTATGTCGATGTAAAACCAGACAGCAAACGTCCCTCTGTGGCCTATTTCTCAATGGAGTATGGTATGCATTCAGCCCTGAAGATTTATTCAGGTGGTCTGGGAATGTTGGCTGGTGACTATTTGAAAGAGGCTTCTGACTCTAATGTCGACATGTGTGCCATAGGTTTCCTCTATCGTTTTGGCTATTTCACCCAGAGTCTTTCTATGGATGGTCAGCAAATAGCTAATTATGAAGCTCAGAACTTTAGTTCTCTCCCTATTGAGCGTCAACTTGATGATAATGGACAGCCATTGGTTGTCGACGTGCCCTATATGAACTACACTGTTCATGCCTATATCTGGCGCGTGAACGTTGGTCGTATTAAACTATATTTGCTGGATACTGACAACGAAATGAATTCAGAGTTTGATCGGCCTATTACGCACTCGCTCTATGGCGGTGACTGGGAGAATAGACTGAAGCAGGAAATATTGTTAGGAATAGGTGGTGTACTCACGTTGAAGAAATTGGGTATTAAGAAGGATATCTATCACTGTAATGAGGGGCATGCTGCTCTCTGTAACTTGCAACGTCTGTGCGACTATATTGATGATGGCCTCACTTTTAATCAAGCAATAGAGTTGGTGCGTGCTAGTGGTCTTTATACCGTTCATACACCAGTACCCGCTGGGCACGACTATTTTGATGAAGGTCTCTTCGGCAAGTATATGGGTGGCTATCCTCAGAAGTTGGGTATCTCATGGGATGAGTTTATTGGTATGGGTCGTACCAATCCAGATGACCATAATGAGAAGTTCTGTATGTCGACCTTTGCTTGTAACACTTGTCAGGAAGTTAATGGCGTCTCGAAGTTGCATGGATGGATTAGTCAGCAGATGTTTGCTGGTATCTGGAACGGTTACTATCCTGAGGAAAATCATGTGGGCTACGTGACTAATGGTGTACACTTCCCCACATGGGCAGCCACAGAGTGGCGTAAACTCTACGCTAAGTATTTTGACGAGAACTTTATGTTCGATCAGTCGAACCAGAGTATTTGGGAAGCAATTTATAATGTACCCGATGAAGAAATATGGGCCACACGTATGGCCTTGAAGAATAAACTGGTGGACTATATCAAGGAGCAGTTTAGCGACACATGGCTGCGTAATCAGGGTGATCCTTCGCGTGTGCTTAGTTTATTGGATCGTATTAACCCTAATGCGTTGATTATTGGCTTCTGTCGTCGTTTTGCTACGTATAAGCGTGCTCATCTGTTGTTTACAGATCTTGAACGCTTGTCTAAGATCGTGAATGACCCTGAGCATCCCGTACAGTTCCTTTTCGCAGGAAAGGCTCACCCTGCCGATGGTGCTGGTCAGGGACTGATTAAGAAAATTTATGAGATCAGTCAACGTCCAGAGTTCCTGGGTAAGATTATCTTCCTTGAAGACTATGACTTCCTGTTAGCTCGTCGTCTGGTTTCAGGTGTGGATATCTGGATGAATACGCCCACACGACCATTAGAAGCCTCTGGAACATCAGGAGAGAAAGCCGAGATGAACGGTGTTGTAAACCTCAGTGTGAAAGATGGTTGGTGGTTAGAGGGTTATCGTGAAGGTGCTGGATGGGCACTGACCGAAAAACGTTCATTCCAGAACCAGGGCTATCAGGATCAGTTAGATGCCGCAACCATTTATTCTTTGCTTGAAAATGAGATTATTCCTCTATATTATAATAAGAATAAGAAGGGAATTAGCGAAGGTTGGGTGAAGGTAATCAAGAACTCAATTGCTCAGATTGCTCCTCACTATACAATGAAACGTCAGCTCGATGATTACTACGATAAGTTCTATGTGAAAGAAGCTAAACGCTTCAAAGAAATCTCGAAGGACAACAACCAGCTGGCCAAAGAAATAGCTCAGTGGAAAGAGTCTGTAGCAGAGAGATGGGATGCCATCAATGTTGTGAGCGCAGATTGGAATATTCCTGCTTCTGGCCTTGAGACAGGTACTAATTACACATTACGCTATGTAATTGACGAACAGGGCTTAGATGATGCTGTTGCTCTTGAAAAGGTTAATGTCTATATTGACAAAAATGGTGAGGAACGCATCTATTCTATTGAGCCTTTGAAGATGATAGCTCGTGAGGGTAATAATTTCATTTTCGAAGCTAAGTTGGCTCCTCAGCAAGCTGGCGAGTATAAGAGTGCTGTTCGTATGTATCCTAAGAATAAGAATCTGCCTCATCGACAGGACTTCTGTTATGTTAAGTGGTTGGAATTGCCTCAGAAAGCTTAG